The following proteins are encoded in a genomic region of Takifugu flavidus isolate HTHZ2018 chromosome 3, ASM371156v2, whole genome shotgun sequence:
- the LOC130523008 gene encoding bile salt export pump-like: MPRGSVRLESIKHLGQENQSYDLSGEETAGSYLTMTASQNNEKSQGKEAQPAIRVGFFQLFRFATCKEVLMMATGCLCAVLHGSAQPLMLLVFGLLTDTFIEYDIELNELRDDRKECVNNTIQWKKNYTAGLTQPLNQSNWFFANNSTLEMLVPLEQRSCGILDIEYEMTQFAFYYVGIGAAVFLLGYFQISLWVTAAAKQIQLIRQMYFRKVMRMEIGWFDCTSVGELNTRMSDDINKINDAIADQVAIFLQRFTTFVCGFCIGFVKGWKLTLVIVAASPLIGVGTGLMALFVAKLTGMELQAYAKAGAVADEVLSSIRTVAAFGGEKKEVNRYDRNLTSAQRWGIRKGLIMGFFTGYIWLIIFLCYGLAFWYGSTLVVDTKEYTPGTLLQVFFGVLIAAMNLGQASPCLEAFAAGRGAATIIFETIDREPQIDCLSEAGYKLDRVKGDIEFHNVTFNYPSRPEVKILDQLSVAVKSGETTAFVGSSGAGKSTSVQLIQRFYDPQEGMVTLDGHDIRGLNIQWLRSLIGIVEQEPVLFATTIAENIRYGRPGVSTEDIISAAKEANAYKFIMDLPQKFDTLVGEGGGQMSGGQKQRIAIARALVRNPRILLLDMATSALDNESEAIVQEALDKVRMGRTTISIAHRLSTIKNADVIVGFEHGRAVERGKHNELLERKGVYFTLVTLQSQGDKALNEKARQMADKEEELPERLSRAGSYRASLRASIRQRSRSQLSNLMPGSAVPVTSQVGGQAYFGSQEEKSKNSIPEEEEEELMESAPVARILKYNSPEWPYMLFGSFGAAINGGVNPVYSLLFSQILATFSITDPVVQRREIDGVCLFFVMVGVVSFFTQMLQGYAFSKSGELLTRRLRRLGFQAMLGQEIGWFDDHRNSPGALTTRLATDASQVQGATGSQIGMIVNSLTNIGVAVLMSFYFSWKLTLLILCFLPFLALSGGFQAKMLTGFAKQDKQAMEAAGRISGEALNNIRTIAGLGKEKNFVDIYEAQLDAPYQAALKKANVYGACYGFAQCIVFLTNSASYRFGGYLVRQEGLHFSLVFRVISAIVTSGTALGKASSYTPDYAKAKISAARFFQLLDRVPQISVYSEKGEKWDNFQGNIDFIDCKFTYPTRPDIQVLNGLNVSVKPGQTLAFVGSSGCGKSTSVQLLERFYDPDHGRVLIDGHDSARVNVPFLRSKIGIVSQEPILFDCSIAENIKYGDNSRDISMDEVVTAAKKAQLHAFVMSLPEKYDTNVGAQGSQLSRGQKQRIAIARAIIRDPKILLLDEATSALDTESEKTVQEALDKAREGRTCIVIAHRLSTIQNSNIIAVMSRGIVIEKGTHDQLMDLQGAYYKLVTTGAPVS, from the exons ATGCCGAGAGGATCAGTGAGATTGGAAAGCATTAAACATCTGGGACAAGAAAACCAGAGCTATGACCTTTCAGGAGAAG AAACAGCAGGCTCCTACTT GACCATGACGGCTTCTCAGAACAATGAGAA AAGCCAGGGAAAAGAAGCACAACCGGCGATCCGGGTTGGGTTCTTTCAGCTg TTCCGTTTTGCCACATGCAAGGAGGTGCTGATGATGGCGACAGGATGCCTGTGCGCTGTGCTGCACGGCTCTGCCCAACCGCTGATGCTGCTGGTATTCGGCCTGCTCACGGACACCTTCATCGAGTATGACATCGAGCTGAATGAGCTCCGGGACGACAGGAAGGAGTGCGTGAACAACACCATCCAGTGGAAAAAGAACTACACAGCTGGGTTGACCCAACCCCTGAATCAATCAAACTGGTTTTTCGCAAACAATTCGACCTTAGAGATGCTGGTCCCGCTGGAGCAGAGGTCCTGTGG CATCCTCGACATCGAATATGAAATGACGCAATTTGCTTTCTATTACGTCGGAATTGGAGCAGCAGTGTTTTTGTTGGGGTACTTTCAG ATCTCTCTGTGGGTGACGGCTGCTGCCAAACAGATTCAGCTCATCAGGCAAATGTACTTCAGGAAAGTGATGAGGATGGAGATCGGCTGGTTCGACTGCACCTCCGTTGGCGAGCTTAACACCCGTATGTCAGA TGATATCAACAAGATCAATGATGCCATCGCGGATCAAGTTGCCATTTTTTTGCAGCGCTTCACGACCTTTGTGTGTGGTTTCTGCATTGGCTTTGTGAAAGGATGGAAGTTAACACTCGTCATTGTCGCAGCAAGTCCACTCATTGGGGTCGGGACTGGTCTCATGGCTCTG TTTGTGGCTAAGCTAACGGGCATGGAGCTGCAGGCCTATGCAAAAGCTGGAGCTGTAGCCGATGAGGTTCTCTCATCCATCCGGACTGTTGCTGCCTTCGgcggagagaagaaagaagtcAACAG GTACGACAGGAACCTGACCTCAGCACAACGCTGGGGCATCAGAAAAGGTCTCATCATGGGCTTTTTCACTGGATACATCTGGCTCATCATCTTCCTGTGCTACGGTCTGGCCTTCTGGTATGGATCCACTCTGGTGGTAGACACTAAAGAGTACACACCAGGAACGTTACTGCAG GTCTTCTTTGGAGTTTTAATAGCAGCCATGAATTTGGGGCAGGCCTCGCCGTGTCTGGAGGCATTTGCTGCAGGCCGTGGAGCTGCTACCATCATCTTTGAGACTATTGATAGA GAGCCCCAGATTGACTGTCTGTCTGAAGCTGGATATAAGTTGGACAGGGTCAAAGGAGACATTGAGTTTCACAATGTGACCTTTAACTATCCATCCAGGCCTGAAGTCAAG ATCCTGGATCAGCTCAGTGTTGCAGTAAAGTCAGGAGAGACAACAGCCTTTGTCGGCTCAAGTGGAGCAGGCAAGAGTACATCTGTGCAGCTCATTCAGCGCTTCTACGACCCTCAAGAGGGAATG GTGACCCTGGATGGTCATGACATCAGAGGGCTGAACATCCAATGGCTGCGCTCACTGATTGGCATCGTGGAGCAGGAGCCTGTGCTGTTTGCCACCACCATTGCTGAGAACATACGCTACGGCCGACCTGGAGTCTCCACGGAGGACATTATCAGCGCAGCCAAGGAGGCCAATGCCTACAAATTCATCATGGACCTGCCACAG AAATTCGACACCTTGGTCGGGGAGGGTGGAGGTCAGATGAGCGGTGGTCAGAAGCAACGCATCGCCATCGCTCGTGCTCTGGTCAGGAATCCCCggatcctgctgctggacatgGCAACGTCTGCCCTTGACAACGAGAGCGAGGCTATAGTTCAAGAAGCTCTGGATAAA GTACGCATGGGTCGCACCACCATATCTATCGCTCACCGACTGTCCACCATAAAGAATGCAGACGTGATTGTGGGTTTTGAGCACGGCCGAGCTGTGGAGCGAGGGAAGCACAACGAACTGCTGGAGAGGAAGGGCGTCTACTTCACCCTGGTGACCTTGCAGAGCCAAGGAGACAAGGCTCTGAACGAGAAAGCTCGACAAA TGGCTGATAAAGAAGAGGAGCTCCCAGAGAGGCTATCCAGAGCAGGCAGTTACCGTGCGAGTTTAAG AGCCTCTATTCGTCAGCGTTCCCGGTCTCAGCTCTCTAATCTGATGCCTGGCTCTGCTGTTCCTGTGACCAGTCAGGTAGGCGGCCAAGCCTACTTTGGGTCTCAGGAGGAAAAATCCAAG AACTCCatcccagaggaggaagaagaagagctcaTGGAGTCTGCTCCGGTTGCAAGGATCCTGAAGTACAACTCACCCGAGTGGCCGTATATGCTTTTTGGATCCTTTGGGGCTGCCATAAATGGAGGGGTCAACCCTGTCTACTCTCTGCTGTTCAGTCAAATCTTGGCG acctTCTCGATAACCGACCCCGTGGTTCAGAGGCGGGAGATTGATGGCGTCTGCCTGTTCTTCGTCATGGTTGGTGTGGTCTCTTTCTTCACCCAGATGCTGCAG gGCTATGCCTTCTCCAAATCTGGGGAGCTGCTTACCCGTAGGTTACGGCGGCTTGGTTTCCAAGCCATGCTGGGCCAGGAGATTGGCTGGTTTGATGATCACAGGAACAGCCCTGGAGCTCTGACCACACGTCTGGCCACCGATGCGTCGCAGGTTCAAGGA GCCACGGGATCCCAGATCGGCATGATCGTCAACTCTCTGACCAACATCGGAGTTGCTGTCCTCATGAGCTTCTACTTCAGCTGGAAGCTAACGCTGCTCATTCTCTGTTTCCTGCCATTCCTTGCTCTGTCGGGGGGGTTTCAGGCTAAAATGCTGACAGGGTTTGCGAAGCAGGACAAGCAGGCCATGGAAGCTGCCGGAAGG ATTTCAGGAGAAGCCCTCAACAACATCCGCACCATTGCAGGACTGGGCAAGGAAAAGAACTTTGTAGACATATACGAAGCGCAGCTTGACGCTCCTTATCAAGCCGCCCTGAAGAAGGCCAATGTGTACGGCGCCTGCTACGGTTTCGCCCAGTGCATCGTCTTCCTGACCAACTCTGCCTCCTACAGGTTTGGAGGTTACTTAGTGCGGCAGGAGGGGCTCCACTTCAGCTTGGTGTTCAG GGTCATCTCAGCCATCGTCACTAGTGGCACGGCCCTCGGGAAAGCTTCCTCGTACACACCTGACTACGCCAAAGCCAAGATCTCAGCAGCCCgcttcttccagctgctggacaGAGTCCCTCAAATCAGTGTCTACAGTGAGAAGGGAGAAAAATGG GATAATTTCCAGGGAAACATTGACTTCATTGACTGCAAGTTCACGTACCCCACCAGGCCCGATATCCAAGTCCTGAATGGGCTGAACGTGTCGGTAAAACCTGGCCAGACACTGGCCTTCGTTGGCAGCAGCGGCTGTGGGAAAAGCACCagtgtgcagctgctggagcggTTTTATGATCCCGACCATGGCAGAGTG TTGATTGATGGCCATGACTCGGCTCGTGTCAACGTGCCCTTCCTGCGCTCCAAGATTGGCATTGTGTCCCAGGAGCCCATCTTGTTCGACTGCAGCATCGCGGAGAACATCAAGTACGGCGACAACTCGCGGGACATCAGCATGGATGAGGTCGTCACCGCTGCTAAGAAAGCCCAGCTTCACGCCTTTGTCATGTCCCTTCCCGAG AAATACGACACCAACGTGGGCGCCCAGGGTTCACAGCTCTCCCGTGGCCAGAAGCAACGCATTGCCATCGCCAGGGCGATCATCCGTGACCCCAAGATCCTGCTGCTGGACGAGGCCACCTCTGCTCTGGACACCGAGAGCGAGAAG ACAGTGCAAGAGGCCTTGGACAAAGCCAGGGAGGGACGCACCTGCATCGTGATCGCCCACCGCCTGTCCACTATTCAGAACTCCAACATCATCGCTGTCATGTCCAGGGGCATCGTGATAGAGAAGGGAACACACGACCAGCTCATGGACCTGCAGGGGGCCTACTACAAGCTGGTCACCACGGGAGCACCAGTCAGCTAA
- the LOC130522560 gene encoding retinol dehydrogenase 7-like isoform X2, with protein MYLYLLGLLLFYYLYRWIRELPRVPDKGSKYVYITGCDSGFGNLLARHLDKQGFRVIASCFTEKGEEDLKKSCSGNLITTHLDVRSKESVAKVAAMIKDKVGQRGLWAVVNNAGVSVPSAPCDWLTIDDYESMLQVNLNGVIAVTLSVLPLIKKARGRVVNVASVFGRVAATGGPYIVSKYGVEGFNDSLRLNMAPFGVKVLCIEPGFFKTNVTDVAIIGKSAKSVWDRLPQDVKDDYGPEYLQKVLDILPKKLGALIDGDLMKVVSCMEHAVAAVRPRSRYSPGWDAKLFWLPLSYMPSCVTDYILNREAIPISKQ; from the exons ATGTACCTGTACCTCCTGGGCCTGCTGCTTTTCTACTACCTGTACCGATGGATCAGGGAGCTGCCCAGAGTCCCCGACAAGGGCAGCAAGTATGTGTACATCACCGGCTGCGACTCTGGCTTTGGCAACCTCCTGGCTCGTCATCTGGACAAGCAGGGATTCAGGGTGATCGCCTCCTGCTTCACCGAAAAGGGGGAAGAAGACCTGAAGAAGTCCTGCTCCGGTAACCTGATTACAACACACCTAGACGTCAGGTCGAAGGAGAGCGTTGCCAAAGTTGCAGCAATGATCAAGGACAAAGTGGGGCAGCGGG GCTTATGGGCTGTGGTGAACAACGCAGGCGTGTCCGTTCCATCTGCCCCCTGTGACTGGCTCACCATCGATGACTACGAATCCATGCTGCAAGTCAATTTGAACGGCGTAATCGCCGTGACCCTGAGCGTCCTGCCGCTCATCAAGAAGGCCAGAGGAAGGGTGGTCAACGTGGCCAGTGTGTTTGGGAGGGTCGCGGCCACAGGAGGTCCCTACATTGTCTCCAAGTACGGCGTGGAGGGTTTCAATGACAGTCTCAG GTTAAATATGGCACCCTTTGGTGTCAAGGTCCTCTGCATTGAGCCAGGCTTCTTCAAGACCAATGTGACTGATGTTGCCATCATCGGCAAAAGTGCCAAATCTGTGTGGGACAGATTACCCCAGGATGTCAAGGACGACTATGGACCGGAATATTTACAGAAGG TATTGGATATATTGCCAAAAAAGCTGGGTGCCTTGATCGACGGAGATCTGATGAAGGTGGTCAGCTGCATGGAACACGCAGTGGCTGCTGTCCGGCCCCGGAGCCGCTACTCGCCAGGCTGGGATGCCAAGTTATTCTGGCTTCCACTGTCCTACATGCCATCGTGTGTCACTGATTACATTTTAAACAGAGAAGCTATTCCTATTAGCAAGCAATAA
- the LOC130522560 gene encoding retinol dehydrogenase 7-like isoform X1: MFAPRTVGGRFPSTGRDILSHAYSYQPFQTVDKVVCSRFVVVITVLKGNSWFARTQTMYLYLLGLLLFYYLYRWIRELPRVPDKGSKYVYITGCDSGFGNLLARHLDKQGFRVIASCFTEKGEEDLKKSCSGNLITTHLDVRSKESVAKVAAMIKDKVGQRGLWAVVNNAGVSVPSAPCDWLTIDDYESMLQVNLNGVIAVTLSVLPLIKKARGRVVNVASVFGRVAATGGPYIVSKYGVEGFNDSLRLNMAPFGVKVLCIEPGFFKTNVTDVAIIGKSAKSVWDRLPQDVKDDYGPEYLQKVLDILPKKLGALIDGDLMKVVSCMEHAVAAVRPRSRYSPGWDAKLFWLPLSYMPSCVTDYILNREAIPISKQ; this comes from the exons ATGTTCGCCCCCCGAACTGTGGGTGGGAGGTTTCCTTCCACAGGCCGCGACATTTTATCCCACGCCTACTCTTATCAACCGTTTCAGACCGTCGATAAAGTCGTTTGCAGCAGGTTTGTTGTGGTCATTACAGTATTAAAGGGGAACTCTTGGTTTGCTCGGACACAAA CCATGTACCTGTACCTCCTGGGCCTGCTGCTTTTCTACTACCTGTACCGATGGATCAGGGAGCTGCCCAGAGTCCCCGACAAGGGCAGCAAGTATGTGTACATCACCGGCTGCGACTCTGGCTTTGGCAACCTCCTGGCTCGTCATCTGGACAAGCAGGGATTCAGGGTGATCGCCTCCTGCTTCACCGAAAAGGGGGAAGAAGACCTGAAGAAGTCCTGCTCCGGTAACCTGATTACAACACACCTAGACGTCAGGTCGAAGGAGAGCGTTGCCAAAGTTGCAGCAATGATCAAGGACAAAGTGGGGCAGCGGG GCTTATGGGCTGTGGTGAACAACGCAGGCGTGTCCGTTCCATCTGCCCCCTGTGACTGGCTCACCATCGATGACTACGAATCCATGCTGCAAGTCAATTTGAACGGCGTAATCGCCGTGACCCTGAGCGTCCTGCCGCTCATCAAGAAGGCCAGAGGAAGGGTGGTCAACGTGGCCAGTGTGTTTGGGAGGGTCGCGGCCACAGGAGGTCCCTACATTGTCTCCAAGTACGGCGTGGAGGGTTTCAATGACAGTCTCAG GTTAAATATGGCACCCTTTGGTGTCAAGGTCCTCTGCATTGAGCCAGGCTTCTTCAAGACCAATGTGACTGATGTTGCCATCATCGGCAAAAGTGCCAAATCTGTGTGGGACAGATTACCCCAGGATGTCAAGGACGACTATGGACCGGAATATTTACAGAAGG TATTGGATATATTGCCAAAAAAGCTGGGTGCCTTGATCGACGGAGATCTGATGAAGGTGGTCAGCTGCATGGAACACGCAGTGGCTGCTGTCCGGCCCCGGAGCCGCTACTCGCCAGGCTGGGATGCCAAGTTATTCTGGCTTCCACTGTCCTACATGCCATCGTGTGTCACTGATTACATTTTAAACAGAGAAGCTATTCCTATTAGCAAGCAATAA
- the LOC130522561 gene encoding retinol dehydrogenase 7-like isoform X1 — MYLYLLGLLLFYYLYRWIRELPRVPDKGSKYVYITGCDSGFGNLLARHLDKQGFRVIASCFTEKGEEDLKKSCSGNLITTHLDVRSKESVAKVAAMIKDKVGQRGLWAVVNNAGVSVPSGPCDWLTIDDYKSMLEVNLNGVISVTLSVLPLIKKARGRVVNVASVAGRVSISGGPYCVSKFGVEAFNDSLRLNMAPFGVKVICIEPGFFKTNMSDPELLNNNFKRLWEKLPQEVKDQYGPDFLPKLMKVISCTIPNKVDGDLMKVVSCMDHAVAAVQPRTRYSTGWDAKFFWLPLSYMPTCVGDHIIGKMAIPIPKQVPPSL; from the exons ATGTACCTGTACCTCCTGGGCCTGCTGCTTTTCTACTACCTGTACCGATGGATCAGGGAGCTGCCCAGAGTCCCCGACAAGGGCAGCAAGTATGTGTACATCACCGGCTGCGACTCTGGCTTTGGCAACCTCCTGGCTCGTCATCTGGACAAGCAGGGATTCAGGGTGATCGCCTCCTGCTTCACCGAAAAGGGGGAAGAAGACCTGAAGAAGTCCTGCTCCGGTAACCTGATTACAACACACCTAGACGTCAGGTCGAAGGAGAGCGTTGCCAAAGTTGCAGCAATGATCAAGGACAAAGTGGGGCAGCGGG GTTTATGGGCTGTGGTGAACAACGCAGGCGTGTCCGTTCCATCAGGCCCCTGTGACTGGCTCACCATTGACGACTACAAATCCATGCTGGAAGTGAACCTAAATGGCGTGATCTCAGTGACCCTGAGCGTCCTGCCGCTCATCAAGAAGGCCAGAGGAAGGGTGGTCAACGTGGCCAGTGTAGCAGGGAGGGTCAGTATCAGTGGAGGCCCCTACTGCGTCTCCAAGTTTGGCGTCGAGGCTTTCAACGACAGTCTCAG GTTGAACATGGCGCCGTTTGGTGTGAAAGTCATCTGCATTGAGCCCGGCTTCTTCAAGACAAACATGTCTGACCCTGAACTGCTTAACAACAATTTTAAGCGGCTGTGGGAGAAGTTACCTCAGGAGGTTAAGGACCAGTATGGACCAGACTTCTTACCAAAGT TGATGAAGGTCATATCTTGTACTATTCCTAATAAAGTTGACGGAGACCTCATGAAGGTGGTCAGCTGTATGGACCATGCTGTAGCCGCAGTCCAGCCCCGTACCCGCTATTCCACAGGCTGGGACGCCAAGTTTTTTTGGCTGCCATTGTCGTACATGCCAACCTGTGTTGGGGATCACATCATCGGGAAGATGGCCATTCCCATTCCCAAGCAGGTGCCACCCTCTCTTTGA
- the LOC130522561 gene encoding retinol dehydrogenase 7-like isoform X2 — MYLYLLGLLLFYYLYRWIRELPRVPDKGSKYVYITGCDSGFGNLLARHLDKQGFRVIASCFTEKGEEDLKKSCSGNLITTHLDVRSKESVAKVAAMIKDKVGQRGLWAVVNNAGVSVPSGPCDWLTIDDYKSMLEVNLNGVISVTLSVLPLIKKARGRVVNVASVAGRVSISGGPYCVSKFGVEAFNDSLRLNMAPFGVKVICIEPGFFKTNMSDPELLNNNFKRLWEKLPQEVKDQYGPDFLPKFDGDLMKVVSCMDHAVAAVQPRTRYSTGWDAKFFWLPLSYMPTCVGDHIIGKMAIPIPKQVPPSL, encoded by the exons ATGTACCTGTACCTCCTGGGCCTGCTGCTTTTCTACTACCTGTACCGATGGATCAGGGAGCTGCCCAGAGTCCCCGACAAGGGCAGCAAGTATGTGTACATCACCGGCTGCGACTCTGGCTTTGGCAACCTCCTGGCTCGTCATCTGGACAAGCAGGGATTCAGGGTGATCGCCTCCTGCTTCACCGAAAAGGGGGAAGAAGACCTGAAGAAGTCCTGCTCCGGTAACCTGATTACAACACACCTAGACGTCAGGTCGAAGGAGAGCGTTGCCAAAGTTGCAGCAATGATCAAGGACAAAGTGGGGCAGCGGG GTTTATGGGCTGTGGTGAACAACGCAGGCGTGTCCGTTCCATCAGGCCCCTGTGACTGGCTCACCATTGACGACTACAAATCCATGCTGGAAGTGAACCTAAATGGCGTGATCTCAGTGACCCTGAGCGTCCTGCCGCTCATCAAGAAGGCCAGAGGAAGGGTGGTCAACGTGGCCAGTGTAGCAGGGAGGGTCAGTATCAGTGGAGGCCCCTACTGCGTCTCCAAGTTTGGCGTCGAGGCTTTCAACGACAGTCTCAG GTTGAACATGGCGCCGTTTGGTGTGAAAGTCATCTGCATTGAGCCCGGCTTCTTCAAGACAAACATGTCTGACCCTGAACTGCTTAACAACAATTTTAAGCGGCTGTGGGAGAAGTTACCTCAGGAGGTTAAGGACCAGTATGGACCAGACTTCTTACCAAAGT TTGACGGAGACCTCATGAAGGTGGTCAGCTGTATGGACCATGCTGTAGCCGCAGTCCAGCCCCGTACCCGCTATTCCACAGGCTGGGACGCCAAGTTTTTTTGGCTGCCATTGTCGTACATGCCAACCTGTGTTGGGGATCACATCATCGGGAAGATGGCCATTCCCATTCCCAAGCAGGTGCCACCCTCTCTTTGA